One Pyrus communis chromosome 13, drPyrComm1.1, whole genome shotgun sequence genomic window carries:
- the LOC137713037 gene encoding CDPK-related kinase 7-like isoform X2, producing MGLCHGKPTENPQPQSQDLTIPGENEAYDAPNSQSSKSSNFPFYSPSPLPSLFKNSPANSSVSSTPLRLFKRPFPPPSPAKHIRALLARRHGSVKPNEASIPEGSECEVALDKNFGFSKQFGSHYELGDEVGRGHFGYTCSAKAKKGSLKGQDVAVKVIPKSKMTTAISIEDVRREVKILRALTHNNLVQFYEAYEDDDNVYVAMELCKGGELLDSILSRGGKYSEADAKAVMVQILSVTAYCHLQGVVHRDLKPENFLFTSSDEKSPLKAIDFGLSDYVKPDERLNDIVGSAYYVAPEVLHRSYGTEADMWSIGVIAYILLCGSRPFWARTESGIFRAVLKADPSFDEAPWPSLSSDAIDFVKRLLNKDYRKRLTAAQALCHPWLANYHEVKIPMDMIVYKLVKAYICSSALRKSALRTLAKTLSVAQLAYLRDQFTLLGPNKSGFITMQNFKMGVTRNSTDAMKDSRVLDYVNMISSIRYRKLDFEEFCASAISVHQLEGMESWEQHARRAYELFEKDGNRPIMIEELASELGLSPSVPVHVVLQDWIRHSDGKLSFLGFVRLLHGVSSRTCQKA from the exons ATGGGACTCTGTCATGGAAAACCCACTGAAAACCCACAACCCCAATCTCAAGACCTTACAATTCCAGGCGAAAACGAGGCTTATGATGCACCCAATTCCCAGTCCTCAAAATCCTCCAACTTCCCATTTTACAGCCCGAGTCCATTGCCAAGTCTGTTCAAGAACTCTCCTGCCAACTCCAGCGTCAGCTCCACGCCTCTGCGGTTATTTAAGCGGCCATTCCCGCCTCCGTCGCCGGCGAAACACATTCGGGCATTGCTTGCTCGGAGGCACGGCTCTGTGAAGCCCAATGAGGCCTCAATCCCTGAGGGAAGTGAGTGTGAGGTTGCCTTGGACAAGAATTTCGGGTTTTCAAAACAGTTTGGAAGCCATTATGAGCTTGGTGACGAGGTGGGGCGAGGACATTTTGGGTATACTTGCTCTGCCAAGGCCAAGAAGGGAAGCTTGAAGGGCCAGGATGTGGCTGTCAAGGTTATTCCAAAGTCAAAG ATGACCACGGCAATTAGTATAGAGGATGTAAGAAGAGAAGTGAAGATCCTAAGGGCTCTAACTCATAATAACCTAGTGCAGTTCTATGAAGCCTATGAAGACGATGACAATGTTTATGTAGCGATGGA ATTGTGCAAAGGAGGTGAACTGCTGGATAGCATACTTTCAAG GGGAGGAAAATATTCTGAGGCTGATGCAAAGGCTGTTATGGTTCAGATTTTAAGCGTAACTGCCTACTGTCATCTGCAGGGCGTAGTTCACCGGGACCTCAAGCCAGAG AATTTCCTTTTTACTTCAAGCGATGAGAAATCCCCATTGAAAGCCATTGATTTCGGACTCTCTGACTATGTAAAACCAG ATGAGAGGTTGAATGATATTGTAGGAAGTGCATACTATGTCGCTCCCGAAGTTCTACATAGGTCATATGGGACAGAAGCAGACATGTGGAGTATCGGTGTAATTGCTTATATCCTTTTGTGTGGAAGCCGACCTTTTTGGGCCCGGACCGAGTCTGGCATCTTTCGAGCTGTACTAAAGGCTGATCCAAGCTTTGATGAAGCTCCTTGGCCCTCTTTATCATCTGATGCAATAGATTTTGTAAAGAGACTACTGAACAAGGACTACCGTAAGAGATTAACCGCGGCTCAGGCTCTAT GTCATCCATGGTTAGCCAATTATCACGAGGTCAAGATACCGATGGATATGATAGTGTACAAACTTGTTAAAGCTTACATATGCTCATCTGCTCTACGAAAATCAGCATTAAGG ACTCTTGCAAAGACGTTAAGTGTAGCACAGCTGGCTTATCTCCGGGACCAATTTACATTGTTAGGGCCAAATAAAAGTGGGTTCATCACTATGCAGAACTTCAAGATG GGTGTAACAAGGAACTCAACCGATGCTATGAAGGATTCGCGGGTTCTAGATTACGTCAACATG ATCAGTTCTATTCGGTATAGAAAGCTGGATTTTGAAGAATTTTGTGCATCTGCCATAAGTGTGCATCAGCTGGAAGGGATGGAGAGCTGGGAACAACATGCAAGGCGAGCATACGAGCTGTTTGAGAAGGACGGAAACAGACCAATAATGATAGAGGAACTTGCCTCG GAATTAGGACTTAGCCCGTCAGTACCAGTTCATGTTGTTCTCCAGGACTGGATAAGACATTCAGATGGCAAGCTCAGTTTTCTGGGGTTTGTTAGACTGCTGCATGGAGTTTCTTCGCGCACATGTCAGAAGGCTTGA
- the LOC137713037 gene encoding CDPK-related kinase 7-like isoform X1: MGLCHGKPTENPQPQSQDLTIPGENEAYDAPNSQSSKSSNFPFYSPSPLPSLFKNSPANSSVSSTPLRLFKRPFPPPSPAKHIRALLARRHGSVKPNEASIPEGSECEVALDKNFGFSKQFGSHYELGDEVGRGHFGYTCSAKAKKGSLKGQDVAVKVIPKSKMTTAISIEDVRREVKILRALTHNNLVQFYEAYEDDDNVYVAMELCKGGELLDSILSRGGKYSEADAKAVMVQILSVTAYCHLQGVVHRDLKPENFLFTSSDEKSPLKAIDFGLSDYVKPDERLNDIVGSAYYVAPEVLHRSYGTEADMWSIGVIAYILLCGSRPFWARTESGIFRAVLKADPSFDEAPWPSLSSDAIDFVKRLLNKDYRKRLTAAQALCHPWLANYHEVKIPMDMIVYKLVKAYICSSALRKSALRTLAKTLSVAQLAYLRDQFTLLGPNKSGFITMQNFKMQGVTRNSTDAMKDSRVLDYVNMISSIRYRKLDFEEFCASAISVHQLEGMESWEQHARRAYELFEKDGNRPIMIEELASELGLSPSVPVHVVLQDWIRHSDGKLSFLGFVRLLHGVSSRTCQKA, encoded by the exons ATGGGACTCTGTCATGGAAAACCCACTGAAAACCCACAACCCCAATCTCAAGACCTTACAATTCCAGGCGAAAACGAGGCTTATGATGCACCCAATTCCCAGTCCTCAAAATCCTCCAACTTCCCATTTTACAGCCCGAGTCCATTGCCAAGTCTGTTCAAGAACTCTCCTGCCAACTCCAGCGTCAGCTCCACGCCTCTGCGGTTATTTAAGCGGCCATTCCCGCCTCCGTCGCCGGCGAAACACATTCGGGCATTGCTTGCTCGGAGGCACGGCTCTGTGAAGCCCAATGAGGCCTCAATCCCTGAGGGAAGTGAGTGTGAGGTTGCCTTGGACAAGAATTTCGGGTTTTCAAAACAGTTTGGAAGCCATTATGAGCTTGGTGACGAGGTGGGGCGAGGACATTTTGGGTATACTTGCTCTGCCAAGGCCAAGAAGGGAAGCTTGAAGGGCCAGGATGTGGCTGTCAAGGTTATTCCAAAGTCAAAG ATGACCACGGCAATTAGTATAGAGGATGTAAGAAGAGAAGTGAAGATCCTAAGGGCTCTAACTCATAATAACCTAGTGCAGTTCTATGAAGCCTATGAAGACGATGACAATGTTTATGTAGCGATGGA ATTGTGCAAAGGAGGTGAACTGCTGGATAGCATACTTTCAAG GGGAGGAAAATATTCTGAGGCTGATGCAAAGGCTGTTATGGTTCAGATTTTAAGCGTAACTGCCTACTGTCATCTGCAGGGCGTAGTTCACCGGGACCTCAAGCCAGAG AATTTCCTTTTTACTTCAAGCGATGAGAAATCCCCATTGAAAGCCATTGATTTCGGACTCTCTGACTATGTAAAACCAG ATGAGAGGTTGAATGATATTGTAGGAAGTGCATACTATGTCGCTCCCGAAGTTCTACATAGGTCATATGGGACAGAAGCAGACATGTGGAGTATCGGTGTAATTGCTTATATCCTTTTGTGTGGAAGCCGACCTTTTTGGGCCCGGACCGAGTCTGGCATCTTTCGAGCTGTACTAAAGGCTGATCCAAGCTTTGATGAAGCTCCTTGGCCCTCTTTATCATCTGATGCAATAGATTTTGTAAAGAGACTACTGAACAAGGACTACCGTAAGAGATTAACCGCGGCTCAGGCTCTAT GTCATCCATGGTTAGCCAATTATCACGAGGTCAAGATACCGATGGATATGATAGTGTACAAACTTGTTAAAGCTTACATATGCTCATCTGCTCTACGAAAATCAGCATTAAGG ACTCTTGCAAAGACGTTAAGTGTAGCACAGCTGGCTTATCTCCGGGACCAATTTACATTGTTAGGGCCAAATAAAAGTGGGTTCATCACTATGCAGAACTTCAAGATG CAGGGTGTAACAAGGAACTCAACCGATGCTATGAAGGATTCGCGGGTTCTAGATTACGTCAACATG ATCAGTTCTATTCGGTATAGAAAGCTGGATTTTGAAGAATTTTGTGCATCTGCCATAAGTGTGCATCAGCTGGAAGGGATGGAGAGCTGGGAACAACATGCAAGGCGAGCATACGAGCTGTTTGAGAAGGACGGAAACAGACCAATAATGATAGAGGAACTTGCCTCG GAATTAGGACTTAGCCCGTCAGTACCAGTTCATGTTGTTCTCCAGGACTGGATAAGACATTCAGATGGCAAGCTCAGTTTTCTGGGGTTTGTTAGACTGCTGCATGGAGTTTCTTCGCGCACATGTCAGAAGGCTTGA